The Humulus lupulus chromosome 3, drHumLupu1.1, whole genome shotgun sequence genome window below encodes:
- the LOC133823248 gene encoding uncharacterized protein LOC133823248 isoform X1: MYIVAQCVFSMIFLVNFQITDHLWDPGGFAGDACPALVLVTLPPMVEDGEITEDAKVNEDVNEDDSVKEVTDGNLLQSGWSRRDGNQRPMRKTLRARVYAKTEEKKLELLYLRWSEHHKKHCNFIRLFLFLARKCPYSHFIEPQISFSVHVHSSIEAT, encoded by the exons ATGTATATTGTAGCACAGTGTGTTTTCTCTATGATTTTCTTGGTAAATTTTCAGATTACTGACCACCTTTGGGATCCTGGGGGCTTCGCCGGGGACGCTTGCCCGGCGCTGGTCCTTGTAACTTTGCCACCAATG GTGGAAGATGGAGAGATCACTGAGGATGCCAAAGTAAATGAGGACGTGAATGAAGATGATTCGGTCAAGGAAGTTACTGATGGGAATTTGCTGCAGAGTGGGTGGTCCAGGAGAGATGGCAATCAAAGACCAATGAGGAAG ACTCTGCGGGCACGTGTTTATGCCAAGACAGAAGAGAAGAAGTTGGAATTACTGTATCTTCGGTGGAGTGAGCACCATAAAAAACACTGCAATTTTATAAG gttatttttatttttggccAGAAAGTGTCCATATTCACATTTTATTGAGCCGCAGATAAGTTTTTCTGTTCATGTGCATAGTAGTATTGAAGCAACTTGA
- the LOC133823248 gene encoding uncharacterized protein LOC133823248 isoform X2, producing the protein MYIVAQCVFSMIFLVEDGEITEDAKVNEDVNEDDSVKEVTDGNLLQSGWSRRDGNQRPMRKTLRARVYAKTEEKKLELLYLRWSEHHKKHCNFIRLFLFLARKCPYSHFIEPQISFSVHVHSSIEAT; encoded by the exons ATGTATATTGTAGCACAGTGTGTTTTCTCTATGATTTTCTTG GTGGAAGATGGAGAGATCACTGAGGATGCCAAAGTAAATGAGGACGTGAATGAAGATGATTCGGTCAAGGAAGTTACTGATGGGAATTTGCTGCAGAGTGGGTGGTCCAGGAGAGATGGCAATCAAAGACCAATGAGGAAG ACTCTGCGGGCACGTGTTTATGCCAAGACAGAAGAGAAGAAGTTGGAATTACTGTATCTTCGGTGGAGTGAGCACCATAAAAAACACTGCAATTTTATAAG gttatttttatttttggccAGAAAGTGTCCATATTCACATTTTATTGAGCCGCAGATAAGTTTTTCTGTTCATGTGCATAGTAGTATTGAAGCAACTTGA